In Synechococcus sp. PCC 6312, one genomic interval encodes:
- the accD gene encoding acetyl-CoA carboxylase, carboxyltransferase subunit beta — MSLFDWFANRKKDAPLPATQQEREIADGLWSKCPACGVMTYTKDLRANQMVCPECHHHNRVTSDERIRQLIDPGTWTTLDEQLVSCDPLQFKDRKPYQDRLKEYQAKTGLKDAVQTGLGKIEGELVALGVMDFRFMGGSMGSVVGEKITRLIERATGDNRPVIIVCASGGARMQEGMLSLVQMAKTSAALERHRESRLLYIPVLTHPTTGGVTASFAMLGDIILAEPKATIGFAGRRVIEQTLREKLPDDFQTAEYLLQAGFVDAIIPRTQLKGTLARLIRLHTSPKSHHSLVPPTLSIPSIVQ, encoded by the coding sequence ATGTCACTTTTTGATTGGTTTGCCAACCGCAAGAAAGATGCCCCCTTACCCGCCACCCAACAAGAACGGGAAATCGCCGATGGTCTCTGGAGTAAATGCCCGGCCTGTGGGGTGATGACTTACACCAAGGATTTACGGGCTAATCAAATGGTCTGCCCTGAATGTCACCACCATAACCGCGTTACTAGTGATGAGCGAATTCGTCAGTTAATTGATCCCGGCACTTGGACAACCCTGGATGAACAGTTAGTCAGTTGTGACCCGCTCCAATTCAAAGACCGCAAACCCTACCAAGATCGCCTCAAGGAATACCAGGCCAAGACGGGTTTAAAAGATGCGGTGCAAACGGGGTTAGGGAAAATTGAAGGTGAACTTGTTGCCCTAGGGGTGATGGATTTCCGCTTCATGGGCGGCAGCATGGGATCCGTAGTCGGGGAGAAAATTACCCGCTTGATTGAACGTGCTACCGGCGACAACCGGCCTGTGATCATTGTTTGCGCGTCTGGTGGGGCGCGGATGCAAGAGGGGATGTTGAGCCTGGTGCAAATGGCTAAAACCTCCGCAGCCCTAGAACGGCATCGAGAATCTCGGTTACTCTATATACCCGTCTTAACCCACCCCACAACCGGCGGAGTCACAGCTAGCTTCGCCATGCTCGGCGATATTATTCTGGCTGAACCCAAGGCCACTATTGGCTTTGCAGGGCGACGGGTCATTGAACAAACGTTGCGGGAAAAACTACCCGATGACTTTCAAACCGCAGAATATTTGCTCCAGGCCGGGTTTGTGGATGCCATTATTCCCCGAACCCAACTGAAAGGAACCTTAGCCCGCTTAATTCGGCTTCATACCTCCCCTAAATCCCATCATTCCCTTGTTCCCCCGACATTGAGCATCCCTTCTATCGTTCAATAG